Proteins from one Rosa chinensis cultivar Old Blush chromosome 7, RchiOBHm-V2, whole genome shotgun sequence genomic window:
- the LOC112177366 gene encoding phenylacetaldehyde reductase-like: MKPFSTWSLCLVLAVVSEGTNEATRHICHSTLKILLLAEDDGEMKHLEALEGAQTRLRLFQIDLLDYNSISAAVHGCSGVFHLASPCIVDQVHDPQKELLDPAIKGTLNVLTAAKQAGVKRVVLTSSISAITLSPNWPADVVKSEDCWTDVEYCKQKGLWYPLSKTLAEKAAWEFAEEKGLDVVVVNPGKVMGDVISPRLNASKGQRKKRVASYKVYTLEGKLKGTLRKSFRWLKQTCDRVVYGR; encoded by the exons ATGAAACCTTTTTCTACATGGTCATTGTGTCTTGTGCTTGCTGTGGTTAGTGAAGGAACCAATGAAGCTACACGCCACATATGCCACTCCACTCTCaaaattcttcttcttgcagAGGACGACGGTGagatgaagcatctagaagccCTAGAAGGAGCCCAAACGCGCCTCCGCCTCTTCCAGATCGACCTCCTCGACTACAATTCCATCTCCGCCGCAGTCCACGGCTGCTCCGGCGTCTTCCACCTCGCCTCTCCTTGCATCGTCGACCAAGTCCATGACCCCCAG AAGGAGCTGTTGGACCCGGCTATTAAAGGAACGCTGAATGTTCTAACGGCGGCTAAGCAGGCCGGCGTGAAGCGCGTGGTGCTCACGTCCTCCATATCGGCCATCACTCTCAGCCCTAATTGGCCGGCCGATGTCGTCAAGAGTGAGGATTGCTGGACTGATGTTGAGTACTGCAAGCAGAAAGGA CTGTGGTATCCTTTATCGAAAACTCTGGCGGAGAAAGCTGCGTGGGAATTTGCCGAGGAGAAGGGGTTGGATGTGGTTGTGGTGAATCCGGGGAAAGTGATGGGTGATGTTATATCGCCGAGGCTCAATGCTAGCAAAG gtcagaggaagaagagggtcgCTAGCTACAAGGTGTACACTCTGGAGGGGAAGCTGAAAGGGACTCTCAGGAAGAGCTTCAGGTGGCTCAAGCAGACCTGTGATAGAGTGGTCTATGGCCGGTAA
- the LOC112180060 gene encoding cytochrome P450 736A117 yields MSSYSLINLLQIMTEQFNNETLSIVLLAIFFVLLYRWSSTSTSSTKNSPPSPPKLPIIGNLHQLVSPRCPPHRLLGALSQVHGPLMLLHFGSVPVLIISSAEGAQAIMKTHDLNFCTRPKSTVFAKLLYNSNDVATAPCGEYWRQTKSICVLNLLSTKRVRSYRGVREEETKAMIKQIRDSKGVVNLREMLMTLTNDVVSRVALGKSYYSNGGFKELSVDHTELLGSLYIGDYIPWLGWLSRVTGLDAKLDKVAKRFDDFLDVVIQEHMDNSDQKEEDQKDFVDVLLEIQQEKSLGFRIDRTGIKGVILDMFLAGTDTVATVLEWAMAEILKHPSVMTKLQNEVRGVNKAEEDILTEDDLIDMHYLKAVIKETLRLHPPLTLLMPRISMQDVKINGYNIKANTQVLVNVWQIGRDPESFNYKPVEFEPERFLNANSGISYKGTDFELIPFGAGRRLCPGIQFASAVDEIALANLMHKFDWTLPGGVTIEDIDMTETAGITAHKRDPLKAVAIPYSSA; encoded by the exons ATGTCTAGCTATTCGCTTATCAATCTCCTGCAAATAATGACGGAGCAGTTCAATAATGAAACCCTTTCAATAGTACTTCTTGCCATTTTCTTCGTTCTCCTATACAGGTGGTCTTCCACTTCCACTTCTTCTACAAAAAACTCACCACCTTCTCCACCAAAACTCCCCATCATCGGAAACCTTCACCAACTAGTCTCACCACGGTGTCCGCCACATCGCTTACTTGGAGCCTTGTCTCAGGTCCATGGCCCTCTCATGCTCCTCCACTTCGGAAGCGTCCCCGTCCTCATCATCTCATCGGCCGAGGGTGCTCAGGCGATCATGAAAACACATGACCTCAATTTCTGCACCAGGCCCAAGTCCACCGTCTTCGCAAAGCTTCTCTACAACTCAAACGATGTGGCAACCGCGCCTTGCGGCGAGTATTGGAGGCAGACTAAGAGCATATGCGTGTTGAATCTGTTGAGCACCAAAAGGGTTCGGTCTTACCGTGGCGTTAGGGAAGAGGAAACCAAAGCCATGATCAAGCAGATAAGGGACTCAAAAGGAGTTGTGAATTTAAGGGAGATGCTTATGACGCTTACAAACGATGTCGTCTCGAGAGTGGCTCTAGGGAAGAGTTACTACAGTAATGGGGGTTTTAAAGAGCTTTCGGTGGATCATACGGAGTTGCTGGGAAGTCTTTATATTGGGGACTATATTCCATGGCTTGGTTGGTTGAGCCGTGTCACTGGTTTGGACGCGAAACTAGACAAAGTGGCTAAACGGTTTGATGACTTCTTGGATGTAGTAATTCAAGAGCATATGGATAATTCtgatcagaaggaggaggacCAAAAGGATTTTGTAGACGTTTTACTTGAGATTCAGCAGGAAAAGTCCCTTGGTTTTCGTATTGACAGAACTGGCATAAAGGGTGTCATCttg GATATGTTCCTTGCTGGGACGGATACGGTAGCAACGGTCTTAGAGTGGGCAATGGCTGAGATTTTAAAGCACCCAAGTGTCATGACCAAATTGCAGAATGAAGTAAGGGGAGTAAACAAAGCTGAAGAAGACATACTAACAGAGGATGATTTGATCGATATGCATTACTTGAAGGCAGTGATTAAGGAGACTCTTCGCTTGCATCCTCCGCTTACGCTACTAATGCCTAGAATCTCGATGCAAGATGTGAAAATAAACGGTTACAACATTAAAGCCAACACACAAGTCCTAGTGAATGTCTGGCAGATTGGGAGAGATCCTGAATCATTCAATTACAAACCAGTGGAGTTTGAGCCAGAAAGGTTCTTGAATGCGAACAGTGGTATAAGTTATAAAGGGACTGACTTTGAATTGATTCCGTTTGGAGCTGGCAGGAGGTTGTGTCCCGGGATTCAGTTTGCTTCGGCAGTTGATGAGATTGCTCTAGcaaatttaatgcacaagtttGATTGGACATTACCTGGTGGAGTAACAATTGAGGATATAGACATGACTGAAACAGCTGGTATAACAGCTCACAAAAGAGACCCTCTTAAGGCCGTTGCTATTCCATATTCATCAGCTTAA
- the LOC112177365 gene encoding probable receptor-like protein kinase At1g80640: MLLEEQPITHSSAKMEAQSPGVPEVRVVHHQDLNKSILIALIVASTLLVGILLFLSCYWIYRQKMSKHSIGKRQKTNEVPIGTPLSALMVEFNSLMLGNRKGSVVVFNYQLLEAATNKFSESNILGEGSSGPVYRASFDGKFIAAVKKVNGIRQDAEREFEVIPSKTGSRFSFLNLILLLRSCVL; the protein is encoded by the exons ATGCTACTTGAGGAACAACCCATTACTCACTCTTCTGCAAAAATGGAAGCTCAATCTCCAG GAGTCCCTGAGGTTAGAGTAGTTCACCATCAAGATTTGAACAAGAGCATTCTGATAGCACTCATTGTTGCTTCCACCCTCCTTGTTGGAATTCTTCTGTTCCTGTCATGTTATTGGATCTATAGACAGAAAATGTCGAAACACTCTATTGGGAAAAGGCAAAAGACAAACG AGGTTCCAATAGGGACGCCATTGAGTGCACTTATGGTTGAATTTAATTCCTTGATGTTGGGGAATAGAAAGGGTTCGGTTGTTGTATTCAATTATCAATTGCTGGAAGCTGCAACAAACAAGTTCAGTGAAAGTAATATTTTGGGTGAGGGTAGTTCTGGACCTGTTTACAGGGCTAGTTTTGATGGAAAATTCATTGCAGCTGTTAAGAAAGTAAATGGCATAAGACAGGATGCTGAAAGAGAATTTGAGGTAATTCCATCCAAAACTGGTTCTAGATTCAGTTTCCTGAATCTGATTCTCTTGTTGAGGTCCTGTGTTTTATGA